A single Comamonas sp. NLF-1-9 DNA region contains:
- a CDS encoding methionine gamma-lyase, with protein sequence MSAVNSNAGFSTRAIHHGYRPADNQGALVPPIHTSATWVFPDTAYGGRCFAGEEQGYIYTRISNPTLALLEARLASLEQGVGAVVFGSGMGAITATLWSMLEPGDEILTDQTLYGCTFAFLHHGIGHFGVQVRHVDMTDPAKVAAALSEKTRVVYLESPANPNMRLADIAAIAALAHAKGARLVVDNTYCSPYLQQPLVLGADVSVHSMTKYLSGHGDVTAGAAIFADAELAQRVRLYGLKDMTGAVMSPQDAHLVMRGMKTLALRMDRHCESAHKVARFIEAHPATAQVHYPGLASFPQRELARRQMRQMGGMMAFELHGGLQAGVRFMDALQLVARAVSLGDAESLAQHPASMTHSTYTPEERAAHGISEGLVRLSVGLEDVEDILADIAQALDRVHASRPAAPGHALPAQAETA encoded by the coding sequence ATGTCCGCAGTCAACAGCAACGCCGGTTTTTCCACCCGCGCCATCCATCACGGCTACCGCCCGGCCGACAACCAGGGCGCGCTGGTGCCGCCGATCCACACCTCGGCCACCTGGGTGTTCCCGGACACCGCCTACGGCGGGCGCTGCTTTGCCGGCGAGGAGCAGGGCTACATTTACACGCGCATCTCCAACCCCACGCTGGCGCTGCTCGAAGCGCGCCTGGCGAGCCTGGAGCAGGGCGTGGGTGCGGTGGTCTTCGGTTCGGGCATGGGGGCGATAACCGCCACGCTCTGGTCTATGCTGGAGCCGGGCGACGAGATCCTGACCGACCAGACGCTCTACGGCTGCACCTTCGCCTTCCTGCACCACGGCATCGGGCATTTCGGCGTGCAGGTGCGCCACGTGGACATGACCGACCCGGCCAAGGTCGCTGCCGCGCTGAGCGAAAAAACCCGCGTGGTCTATCTGGAGTCGCCCGCCAACCCGAACATGCGCCTGGCCGACATCGCCGCGATCGCCGCGCTGGCGCACGCCAAGGGCGCCCGGCTGGTGGTGGACAACACCTATTGCTCGCCCTATCTGCAGCAGCCCCTCGTGCTGGGCGCGGACGTGAGCGTGCATTCCATGACCAAGTACCTGAGCGGCCACGGCGACGTGACCGCCGGCGCGGCCATCTTTGCCGATGCCGAACTGGCGCAGCGCGTGCGCCTGTACGGCCTCAAGGACATGACCGGCGCGGTGATGTCGCCGCAGGACGCGCACCTGGTGATGCGCGGCATGAAGACGCTGGCGCTGCGCATGGACCGGCATTGCGAGAGCGCGCACAAGGTGGCGCGCTTCATCGAAGCCCACCCGGCCACCGCGCAGGTGCACTACCCGGGCCTGGCAAGCTTTCCCCAGCGCGAGCTGGCGCGCCGCCAGATGCGGCAGATGGGCGGCATGATGGCCTTTGAGCTGCACGGCGGCCTGCAGGCGGGCGTGCGCTTCATGGACGCGCTGCAACTCGTCGCCCGCGCGGTCAGCCTGGGCGACGCCGAAAGCCTGGCGCAGCACCCGGCGAGCATGACGCATTCCACCTACACCCCCGAAGAGCGCGCGGCGCACGGCATCTCGGAAGGGCTGGTGCGCCTGTCGGTCGGACTGGAAGATGTCGAGGACATCCTGGCCGACATCGCTCAGGCGCTCGATCGGGTGCATGCGAGCCGTCCGGCGGCGCCGGGGCACGCTCTGCCCGCCCAGGCCGAAACCGCCTGA